A region of the Drosophila subobscura isolate 14011-0131.10 chromosome J, UCBerk_Dsub_1.0, whole genome shotgun sequence genome:
AAAAGGGACGCGAGAGCcgacaaaaaatatattgtgcTCGATAATCAAACCGAAAATGTGCACAGCTTGAGTCAAAATAACGCAGCGGGTCCACGGAccatgaatgtgtgtgtgggggggagtgAAAACGGTacaaaacagaacagcaaAAGGGATACACGAGGAGAGTGAGGGGGAGGGAAGTTTTAAGCAGCGGGATATGCGTATGTTTGAcatcgcgctctctctctctctctctctctctctatgcccTGCCATATTTCCCgttctgttttctgctttatttttgtttgtggccttTCTACTCCTTTTCTACACTTTTTCTTGCCCTGCTTCGCCACCCTCCCACGCgacgacgctgacgctgacgttgCCAGGCccataattaaattacatatatttatgcaggGTATGTGCGCGGGGTATGATGAACactcaaaaacacacagcagaaaTTTCCGCTAAAAAAACTTAAGTTTCCATCGTGCAAATTTTagcaaagaaaaggaacaaaaattgcatcaaAAGTATAATCTTCCATAGCTAATGCCAAGTAGAGGGTATTCCTCAGTCCTGCCTTgtgctctttgtgtgtttcctacttgtttagttttgtgtttCAGCGCTCTTGCgagtgtctttgtgtgtgtttgctgacTTGCTTTACTTTTCCATTGTGGTTCTCGCTTCTTTTTCAAGGCTGCACTCTCCCagtctcccactctcccatgTTCTCTACACAACGAGAACGAGAGGCGGCAAAAActtgaaaaatgtgaaaataaatgTGCCCCATCCTTGGCCCCCGTGCCCGTGTGTAAATGTGAAATATGTAATCACCCGAAAAATGTTGTTTTCGTTATTTAAGTAATTACGTTTTTATTTGCGGTGTACGGGAAATTATGGGATTGCTTTTGCGGTGCCCTGCCCCCACCCACTGCAAACTGATGTCCTGTGGGGATAATGGCCCCGTTTGGGGCTGCTCTATTAATgcgtaaaaataaatgtgattttaatgttaaatgttaTGCGATGAGCGGCAAATGGCACACATTACAATGATCTATGCTAATGTTtaatatgaatattatttacattGATGCGCGGGCTGCTGGCAGGGGAATAAGTCAGAGAGAGACCAGAATTAAAGCCTTTAACTTAGAGCCCTTAGAGGTGGATAATTCTAAGCTGTCCCTAGGGAAACTCCAGCTGAAGTGCAACTCCAAACTGATTCACGTTGATCCAGCAACGGCAATTTCTTAGACAAGTCCAAGCCGCAGTCCATGTCCATTCTCTGCCCCTCCCGAACCTCCCCTTGTGACAATTCAATATCGCCGAATGGTTAGTcatttgagcagcagcaaatgaagtCCGGCCAGGACCAGCTGTAAGCTCTCAGCCGCTGAAATGGGAGGAAATCGAagcgcagagccagcagctgaGCAAATGTGACCTTGAATTGGTacgcaggcagcaggcaggcagtccgTGGACTGCGTGGACTCGGATTACGAATGCGCAGCGCGTGACTTCCAGCTAAGTCCTAATTATGTCAGTAACTCATCCGAGATTGGCCCGGACCAAAGGATTTTTCGAGCGTGCCTGCCACGTTCGCCGTGCGGCAAGGGACACGGCGATGACGCAatttcaacagcaacaagagaaaAGATTTGCAaccaaaatacacaaacagaaagagagagagaggagagagagagggaaatcgAAAGGTGGGCCACCCGTCGCCCCTGTCCTTCGATGCAGATCCGCATGAGCTGTGCCCTGCGCCCACTGAGGAGGGTTGAATCGCAGCCGGCACTcgtcctgcctgccactcatCGCCCTAGCCAGATTTTAGCCATTATAATGATGCGATTCCATGCTGCATCAACCCCCTGGAAACTGCGTTCTGGATCCTGGGCAgccatcagtcagtcagtgagtcAGTGGGAAAGCCGAAGCTGCCGCTGAAGCTGTGGGCCAGCCCACTCACCCAGTTATGAGTGTCAGTCACAGGAGTGTGCGTCAGTCCCGTCCTCCACTCGATTCAGGGCCTAGCAACAAGCGATAAATTTCGACATCCACGGCGAGCACTTCTCCTGCGAGAGGTGAGAGCGGCAGGAAGGGCAGGAAGAatcgaataaatattttcgccCCGGCATCTGGCAGTTTTGGGTGGATGCATCCCCCGAAGCGACAGTGTTTCAACCCTCAAAATGGAACAGGGGGAGGGATGGACAGAGAGTTACAGCAAATTTGATGGAAAATTccatgcagccagccacagaTGTCAgtaaatgtacaaatgtatgtagaaatgtatgtatttatgtaattatgtatgaAACGATGTAGGAAGCGGCAGGAGGCGCAGTTCCTTCCTTTGATGTACATAGGTAAAACCGCTTAAAGCACAAGTAAAATGAAGTGATGTCTCCACTGATGTACGTTGGATGTACGTTCCATTGATTGCTTAGAAATTCTcccaaaagccaagccaaagtcGGGCATCTTTTGGCCATCTCCTGCCGTAATCCTTTCTGGCAGCAACTTAAAACCCAACTGCGGTGCGCAGACTTGCCCTGCCTTTCCCGGAAATGTTTGAAGCAGCTTCTGGGAGGCTTTCCCCGGTAACTGTGGACTTGTAAGCGACTTACCTGTGGGTGTCCCACCGCTCCTCCAACTTATTATAAACCTCTCTGGCAGCTCGCAGCCTCCGCTGGCTGCTCTCTGTTGCCATAATCATCTTAATAATTTCACAACTCATGTCTTTATTACATTTctgtgccacacagccaccgCATTATAATTTCCCGTCGCTCCGCTCGTtggcattttttaatttcagccaaagcaaaagtatCTTTTGCGGCGCAGGCAGGGCCCAGAACCCAGGAGGAGCTCAGGCAAAGTACAAGCTCCTCCTCATGCGTGTGCCTGCTTCCTGACGCTTTTCATCAAAGATTTTTCTCACATTTGTGGCTCCGGATGCCGTGGGACGCTCCGCGCAGCAACTTGCCACGTCGCAATTGAATCCCTCAGCCTCAGCGCTTTCCCCTTCCTTCCTCTGTTCTCTGTCGCTCAGCAGGTGACCCAGAGCCAAGGCATTGGCCAGGCTAATTTGGCAAAAGTCTTTGAGTCGCAATTCGCAGGGAAGCTGCTTAGAAATCAAAGCCCTGAGGGGTTTTTCTTCAGTGGATTGGAACCTTTCGTGATCAAAAGTCTTTAGTGATCGAAGCTAGACTGCGGGGTATTCTGTTCCTTATAGCTGAGAGTTTCCAGTAGCAAGGGAAGGGAGAGTTGAGAGCACAAATGCAGCGCAAATTTCGTTACATATTTCAATGCATAAACTCCACATATGATGCTCCATTTTTACATAAACTAATAATGATTATTGCACTTAAATGCTTATTATTGTCCTCAGTTTTGGTTCAGCTTCCCGCATTCTGTATCCGTGGCTGCCTCTCTTGAAATTCTTTCGCTGCTGtcatgtttgtttgtgtccCATTATAGATCCCaaacatccatccatccgtccgttCTATGTGTGGATCTGCCCCTAACTtcgttgcctgcctgctgcgtTTCTGCTGCGGGACTATAAATTTAGAATGGCCTTCTAACAACGCAGCCAAAACAGGTTCCTCCATGCCGCCCTTCCTGCCACATACAACTCAAGCCGAACTAATTTTAATGCCTGCCCCCACCACAGTTCCTCTTACTCCTCCTATTTCAaggtctccgtctctgtctctgtctctgtttttgttggtgggggcgacgctgcagctgcatcgcGCAAAGGGTTGGCATCCCCTCCCCTCAGAACAGGTTCCCACGTCCGAAGTCTCCCAGAATTCTAGGGGAGATACCCCAACACCCCGACAGAGATTACCATTTTATGAGCATTTATTTAGTGGATTTTAAAGGTCGCCAGCTGTGAGACAGAGCGAATAATTAGCGCTGGAATACACTGCCaaacaaatcataaattattccCTGCTCAAAGCTCGTTTTTGTCTAACATTTTCTAACGTTTTCGCACTGTTCTCCCTCTCATTTTGCAGCGCATTCGTTTGTCGCCTCGATTGTGCACCTTCGCGGAGATTGCATAATCACAGACTGCCGATAACCTCACGGGCAAGCGGCAAaccaagcaaaacaaatgcctGCCCAGCCCAGACAcggtcccagttccagttccagttccgcGAGATCTGTCGCTGGGCGAGCAACAGCTGTGGAAGGTTCCTCCGCGAAATGCATGCCAtagagccagccagcagcggccTGGCCACCACATCCTATGTGCCCTGCGTGCACTACACCACGGGGCAGACCAGCGGCACGGACTTCGTGGAGCGTCGCGTGGCGACGCTGGTGGCGGAGCGCACGGCACGGCGGCAGTTCTTCTACGGGATCGAGGTGGTGGCGCTGCAGTCGGGCCAGCCCACCTGCCTGGACTTCAATCGCTTTCTGCCCATACTGCCGACATTCGTGAGCATTGTCTGGCTGGGCACCGAGTACTGCCACGTGAATCCCATCGATCGGGTGAAGAGTCTGCAGCTGGCACGCAGCCTGGAGGCGCGCATTCCCGTGCTGCCGCACATCACCGCCTACTGCCTGTCGCAGGAGCGACTCGATCAGTTTCTGGCCCTCAACTTTACGAATGTTCTGCCCATACGCGGCGACCTGGTCCACGAGATACAAAACTTTACCTACAGCTGGGAGATTGTGGACTACATACGGAAGCAGCAGGGCGGCAAGTCTGTAAACTTCAACTGATTCAATCTCTAATTATGTACCCTTACAGataacatttccatttgtgtggCTGGCTATCCGGAGGGCTACACCAGCCTGCCCCAGCGCCAGGATCCCGCCCAGGCCATGCGCTTCCTCAAGCAGAAAATTGCCGCTGGCGCCGACTGCATCATCACTCAGATGTGCTACCGCTCCGAGACGATCATCCAGTTCATCAAGGACTGTCGCAGCGCGGGCATCACAGTGCCCATTGTCGTGGGTCTGACGGTGGCCGACTGCTTTCGCACCTACTGCATGTCGGAGCACATCGCGGGGGTGCACCTGCCGCCCGAGAAGCGGGAGGAGCTGCTCCTCATCCACAAGGAGCCGCAGCGCGTCGCTCAGTTCTTTGTGCAGCTGAGTCTGCGCATCATTCGCGATGTGCTCGATGCCGATGTGGGTGTGTATGGCATTCAGTTCTACACGTTCAACAAGTTTGAGCCCATCTACGAGCTGCTCAAGGAGCTGCGCACTCTGGAGATACTCAAGGACTAAATTGTGCTTCGATTGAGGAAATAAAATGGAAGCCAAGTCCACGCTTGGCATGGAATTTCGAGTCGTAATCCAGATGCCTGGCTAAACCCTTTACAGCATTCGATTTGGGGTGGTGTTGAGGTAACTCGAGGCCTAGTTCCAACCCCTTTCTCCCGACCAAATGAAGCGACTGACACGGCTAATGGCTAGGGTCCAGCCCTGTCCACTGGCTGGGCATCTGCCGGgcttgtggctgcagctggccgCAAAGCGCAGGATGATGAATGGAAGGACGAACCCCTTTTTGCATGTGCCAAACCCATcgccccatccccatcccggCTGTGTGCGTCATAAACGTCAGTCAATGTCAGCAGGAAGGGCCTCAAAATTCGCAAATGCGTAGATACTCGTCTTCCTACTCGCATTTTGGATGGTTTTCAACCGGAATAGAATACAATTGTTGCGTCATGGCGCACCTTCCACTGGGAACTTGGAGGGTTGATGGTGATGTTGATGGTGATGTTGATGCCACAGCGTCAGCGCCAGAACAGGCTGTACAAAGACGCACTGAAAGGTCTTTTGACACAGAAGAGCGTTTGACATTTGTAACTTGCGGTTGATCGGCCACGGGAGAAGGGATAAGTGCCAGGCCCAAACTCCCAAATAGCGACTCCAAAAGGGGTTGACTCCCAGAACAAGGCGAAAGggtttctgctcctcctgctgccctcCCCACTGTTTTCGCAGCTGTCGCTGAAGTCTGAGAAATGATGTGCCAAATGCGAATTTCCCTTTGCTGTTCGTTTCTCTTGTCTTTGCCCTCTCCCCTTTCCCCTTGCTGTACTTTCGGCTGTGCAATTATTTATCGGCaattaagccaaacaaatggaGCCATTAGGGGCTGAGAGGCGCTCCCTTTGAGGCCTCTTTGGAGCTTCAAGTTTGCCTTCGAATTTGTCTCAGGGAAAAACTCTTCTGCGTGTTTGCCAGATttagaattttgtttttctggcaCACTCTTCTTCGAGTGACGCAAATTACTTTGATTACGTTGATTCGCTGTTCGTAAATGTGTCCCACACAATGCGGGGAGGGGGACAAACGTCATTCGATGTGAATGACACGAACAGAAGCGAGCAGCTCATCCATGTTGTATCCACGAGTGGGCTACTTACTGGCATTCCAATGGGAGTGGGAATTAATTTTCGTATAAAAAACGTTCTTTAGAAGTTTGTTACAAAGTAGTTCTTATGTCTTTATACCTTATCTATTACATAGAGTATGctgtatgtaaatacacacacatatgtacatacatatgtgtgtattcaTAGCTGATATTCATCAAAAGAAATCGTCTCTACTGCAGCAGATTCGTCGACGCTGGCGCACAGCTCGCTGCCCTGTCCGCGCTGCCTCTCTTCGATTTGTTATGCGtcgtttaattttatttcaaaacaaataagCGTAAAATGAGGAAATCCACgataaacaaaaccaaaaagcaatccaacagcaacagcaaacggcaACGGGCAAACGGGCCTATGAATCTGTGTGTGGAGAGCGtgcgagtgtgtatgtgtgcaatctatagaaaagcaaagcagtgatcctctgccgctgccgctgcctgctgccacggcctctgccaacaacaaagaagcaaaaaaaattgcaCTGCTATAAGTTTGTTTGCGGGGCGGTGGGTGGTGGAGGCTGGCAGGCGATCAACGAACAAAGAAGGAGGCAGCTCACcgaagaaaagcaaagagcaaaagaagaCCTAGAAGCGGGGAAGGAggaaaagaaacagcagcaaaagcaaagccaagtcACGTTCACGTttcgctgccgcagccgcagtcgcagtcgtcaCCACAAATGATCTCTGTGCGGGCAGCGAGAGGGAGGAATCAAATCAGCTGGCAGAGTTCCAAGCAGAACCAGCTCTCTCATTCTGCTTGCCCACTGACATCAAGAGAGTGTCTCTCTGCGGGAAGAAATGATCCGAGCGTTGTTTTGAGTGCTAAAAGAGAGCGAGTTGGCAGAGCAACTTGAGCGTTCTCTTAGCAAAGAAATCGGCTCAAGAGAAATCATTGCTTCGCTCTCACTTATTGACAGAGCTAAGAGATCTTCAGTGCCTGCTCTTGAGCGATCCCGCAGTCGGCAAATTACGCTCAAGAGTGTCAGTTCAGCGCGGAGTCAAAACACaagccagaaaaaaaaagttgttgaTCGTGTACTGTGACAGTGAGTGAGTGATATATAGAGAGTTTTCTTATTTacatacccacacacacacgtatatatatttttgtagcgGCAAGAGTGTTTCTGTATGAGTTTGAGTGTGCAATGTAAAGAGTGTACAAAAAGTCGAAAATTGTTTACgacaaacaataaatagaTATATTTCGCagcgttgttgctgctgctgtactgTAGAAGGGGTTCGTTGGCAAGgggttggctggttggttggcaGCATGTGGcacgctgctgcctctgcctctgctgctgctgtcgtatctgcatctgcacaTTGATTTTtacagtttttccttttctatGCGaaatcgtgtgtgtgtttgtgtgtgtcggcGCAACGACCGATACTCTCTATATGTTTCACCTCTCCACAACACGTCGCACAATCAGCGatagagacagaaagagacgGCTGCTCTTGTGGACCTGCCCCacagcaatttgcatgcccCGTGTGCGCCTTCGTGTGCGTATTAAATTAACCCTCACACAgccacacgtacacacacacacaaatactgTTACACAGTGATGTGGATTGAGATACGGACACGAGCTGCGCGCATGCAAAAGGCGAAATTGGCCAAAGCTCATGTGAAATTTACGGCAAATTgtaacaattttttaattaaattgcaacaAGACCGAAAATAACGAAAGtgccacacatgcacacaaacacaggcatAACGCCAGTGGAGCCCAAGTGGGGTCTCCGGAGAGTGCAGGACTTACCgttgtacataaaaatgtacagatTTACATACTGCAtgaacgtatgtatgtacatatttacatttgaagCTCTGCAAGCGCTTGGGGAAGAATGttcttatatgtacatatgttgatCGGGAGGATCCAATGCTAAATTTAATGAACATAAATCCACATTGTGTCGTTCTAGCCTTCAGGAGGAGCATAATTACTAACAGCCCAGAAATAAGGACCCGGAAACCCACCTCAGTGCTCTAATTTTGCATCAATCCTCATATTCATTTGGCTGGTAGCGACCTTCCCAGACTGGAGAGGTTCCTACTGCCATAGCTCGCTGGTGCAGCATCTTGGTTGATCATCGCGATCTTCGTGGGTGGCTGGTGCTTGTTTTTGGCAGCCGTAAAGGTAAGCAAATATAACTTATATGATTCAAGAAAAtagacaaaagaaaatataaacattaaGCAATTTATTGAAACCGTAATTTAGAATACTAGAAATAATCAAATGTTCCACGGATAAATTTGTTTATCAATGTCTCAAAATGTCTCAAAATGTCTCAATTCCAGCGCTCACGGTAATATTTGCACAGTCTGACCAGGGCAATGACATGCACAACtagaaaggaaaacaaattgcatCAGAAACAATGAATCAATATTAAGGACTCTTCCCCACTTGGAATAAAAATGGTTCCGAAGGCCACAATTGGGAATGGATTGCTTATAATTAGGCCCAACTTGAACAAACCTGGACCATCCTGCGgggtaaaaataaacatttaaagagAAAGTACAATGGGGATTATTACATTTGACTGAAACAAATCACTTGCCCGCTTATCGccaaaatatatcaatattCCTGACAGCACGTAGAAGGGCGCAATTGCCACTCCACAATATGTCCATATTTCGGTAAACAGGTCTTCCTTTTGCTTacctaaaaaaatataaaaaatatagttAACGATTATGTACTTTACCAGTTGAAACAGTAACTGACCCAAATGAATTTCGAGGATGCCGCCAATACATGCCAGGGTAAAAATAGCCCCCCAGACTATGTtccaaatggaaaaaaaagttACACATTTCTTATCGGAGTAATTTTGACAAGAttcacacattttgttgttgacgACTCTGAGACTGTTTGAGTTCTgtttaaatatgaattttatCGCCTATATATCTGGTACATATTTCTCAGAGCTATCTATGGTccaatatttgttgttgtattgtaACAATTTCTCTAGGAAGGGTGTATttataatgtatttatttattatttacaagAATTCCCTACATTTAAGGACTAGCCAGTTGAAGATTAAAGTCTTTAGTCTTCGTGAAACATCCTTATCCAATTACAATTGAAATTGTGTCTATATAGTAACTGAAAGTTTTGTTCCTCTACTTTAGGGTCCTGGCCCAGATGGAGGACCGTTGATCCTGGCAGTCCCCAGCAGTCGCTCCATGGTCCAAAAAGTGGTAAGTGTGTTCATGTCCTGCCTCTTCTACCAATCTtaagtttgtttttcctgttcGCAGTCAAGAACCTTCGCGAATAAGAGTTTTCTTCAACGAAGATGGCAATCCTGGCAACATCCTACAACACTTCCACTGTCCAGAATGTCGTAAGTGTGCTCGTATACGCCTCTCATTTAATCtcccattttattttctgtaaTTCCATTTCAGTGTCAATAATGTCATCTACATGAGGATCTTACCCAAGAAAGCGGCCATCAAGGACGAATATGACCTGGGAAGTCCTGCAGATCTGAAGGACAAACTGAAAAATGCAGACGTACCTTagatatttaatttaagttaaAAAACTAGCCTTAAAAAGATACATTTGTGAACCCTAAAAATTAAGgatatttttatggtttattcAAAAAGTATGCCCTAGTAGCCGTGGCCTGCAGTCCTTGTCGTCCTTGATGTATTCAAACGATGCAGGACACTTTTCCGCTCACGTGGAGGCGTGGCACGACCttatccgacaggaaacagccgagttatagcgttgtagtgattgaaataaaaataacaataaaattgaaaaattttgaagtatcttttgggggcagaAATGATTCTgaaaagtgttgcatactttcaggcgaTAGGGCTTCCCTTACAAAATTGCTTAGAACAGCCGTATCCTTGggtccttgaggtccttgatggacgCAAACGATTCAGGAGACTTTCCCGCCCACGAGGACtcgtggcatgtcctgatacGAAAGGATACAGACGAGTTATAGGGTTGTAGGGATTCTAGTTGAAAAataacggtaaaatggcattatccttaatgtccttgcatccaaAAGGacttccagcgatccggggCATTGTCCCGATTAcaaggaggtgtggcatgtcctgatcggccttcaaataaaggataaaataacaaaaaaaggatctcctgttgttgttgtcgatttatgttgttgttgttgtacaacaaaagttgttgttgttgttgctgtacaCTGGCGCCCCCGCGATCACGACGGCCACTTTtggaactaaaatatcgtAGTTCCAAAAGTTACCGTTCAGGCctggggcgccactgtggcaaaaaaaaatcttgAAAATGCTTCGaccaaatgtaaattttcagaccgagtaccaggccaacagaaatcagcagcaagtagctggtttttactttttccacTGTGTCAAAGGCTGGATGatatgagaaaaaaaaaaaaaaatagttgcggtttcatagcatctaGTTTTTGACACAgtggaaaaagtaaaaaccagctacttgctgctgatttctgttggcctggtactcggtctgaaaatttacatttggtCGAAGCATTTtcaagattttttttttttcacagtggcgccccaagCCTGTACGGTAACTTTTGGAACTacgatattttagttccaAAAGTGGCCGTCGTGATCGCGGGGGCGCCAGtgtacagcaacaacaacaacaacttttgttgtacaacaacaacaacataaatcgacaacaacaacaggagatcctttttttgttattttatcctttatttgaaggccgatcaggacatgccacacctccttgTAATCGGGACAATGccccggatcgctggaagtCCTTttggatgcaaggacattaaggataatgccattttaccgttatTTTTCAACTAGAATCCCTACAACCCTATAACTCGTCTGTATCCTTTCgtatcaggacatgccacgaGTCCTCGTGGGCGGGAAAGTCTCCTGAATCGTTTGcgtccatcaaggacctcaaggaccCAAGGATACGGCTGTTCTAAGCTATTTTGTAAAGGAAGCCCTCtcgcctgaaagtatgcaataCTTTTCAGAATCATTtctgcccccaaaagatacttcaaaatttttcaattttattgttatttttatttcaatcactacaacgctataactcggctgtttcctgtcggataaGGACGTGCCACGCCTCCACGTGAGCGGAAAAGTGTCCTGCATCGTTTGAATACATCAAGGACGACAAGGACTGCAGGCCACGGCTACTATGGcatactttaaaaaaaaaaccataaaaatatccttaatttttatggttcacaaatgtatctttttaaggctagttttttaacttaaattaaatatctAAGGTACGTCTGCATTTTTCAGTTTGTCCTCCAGATCTGCGGGACTGCAGGACTTCCCAGGTCATA
Encoded here:
- the LOC117895178 gene encoding 5,10-methylenetetrahydrofolate reductase, translating into MCAKILTKTKRNLSIIIKCNLLEVRNAWGYSESRNAFVCRLDCAPSRRLHNHRLPITSRASGKPSKTNACPAQTRSQFQFQFREICRWASNSCGRFLREMHAIEPASSGLATTSYVPCVHYTTGQTSGTDFVERRVATLVAERTARRQFFYGIEVVALQSGQPTCLDFNRFLPILPTFVSIVWLGTEYCHVNPIDRVKSLQLARSLEARIPVLPHITAYCLSQERLDQFLALNFTNVLPIRGDLVHEIQNFTYSWEIVDYIRKQQGDNISICVAGYPEGYTSLPQRQDPAQAMRFLKQKIAAGADCIITQMCYRSETIIQFIKDCRSAGITVPIVVGLTVADCFRTYCMSEHIAGVHLPPEKREELLLIHKEPQRVAQFFVQLSLRIIRDVLDADVGVYGIQFYTFNKFEPIYELLKELRTLEILKD
- the LOC117895181 gene encoding uncharacterized protein LOC117895181 isoform X1, which encodes MVPKATIGNGLLIIRPNLNKPGPSCGGPGPDGGPLILAVPSSRSMVQKVSRTFANKSFLQRRWQSWQHPTTLPLSRMSVNNVIYMRILPKKAAIKDEYDLGSPADLKDKLKNADVP
- the LOC117895181 gene encoding uncharacterized protein LOC117895181 isoform X2; this encodes MVQKVSRTFANKSFLQRRWQSWQHPTTLPLSRMSVNNVIYMRILPKKAAIKDEYDLGSPADLKDKLKNADVP